One part of the Methyloterricola oryzae genome encodes these proteins:
- a CDS encoding glycosyltransferase, which yields MSVDLSIIVPCRDCADLLREQLDALTEQEWSGSWEVIVADNGSKDNSRAVAESYAGRLPNLKVVDASERPGASHARNKAASLATGTSLAFCDADDVVGDGWVAAIGTALQEHDFVASRFDTLKLNGSSSIAAHQCGQQYGVQQYRYPRYLPHTGGCGMGVKRALFEEIGGFDESMPALEDTDFCWRLQLRGVNLEFAGDALMHIRLRPDNKSLHRQARLWGQYNVLIYKKYLPHGMPRLSLRMGVKKWVYLLIGLVRAWRSGSGMERWLWHLHWNIGRLVGSIKYRVIAL from the coding sequence ATGAGCGTCGATCTAAGCATCATTGTGCCTTGCCGTGATTGTGCGGACTTGCTGCGCGAGCAATTGGATGCCCTGACGGAACAGGAGTGGTCCGGTTCCTGGGAAGTCATCGTGGCCGACAACGGCTCGAAGGACAATAGCCGAGCGGTGGCCGAGAGCTATGCCGGGCGGCTGCCGAACTTGAAAGTAGTGGATGCCTCTGAACGCCCAGGTGCTTCCCATGCGCGTAACAAGGCAGCGAGCCTCGCGACTGGAACGTCACTGGCATTTTGCGATGCGGACGATGTAGTCGGTGATGGCTGGGTGGCGGCGATCGGAACGGCGCTGCAGGAACATGATTTTGTCGCGAGCCGCTTCGACACCTTGAAGCTCAACGGCTCGTCCTCTATCGCCGCGCATCAGTGCGGGCAGCAATACGGTGTGCAGCAGTACCGTTACCCGCGTTACCTGCCCCATACCGGCGGCTGTGGCATGGGCGTGAAACGTGCGCTATTCGAGGAGATTGGCGGGTTTGACGAGTCCATGCCCGCTCTTGAAGACACGGATTTTTGCTGGCGGCTGCAGTTGCGGGGAGTTAACCTGGAATTTGCCGGTGACGCGCTGATGCATATCCGACTGCGCCCGGACAACAAGTCATTACATCGTCAGGCGCGTTTGTGGGGTCAATATAACGTTCTGATCTACAAAAAGTATCTGCCGCATGGTATGCCCAGACTGTCGTTGCGGATGGGAGTAAAGAAATGGGTCTACCTGCTGATAGGGCTGGTGCGTGCCTGGAGGTCGGGTTCCGGCATGGAACGCTGGCTATGGCATCTGCACTGGAACATCGGTCGGCTGGTGGGATCGATCAAATATAGGGTAATTGCCCTTTAA